The DNA sequence CAAGCGCGCGCCGGCGAGCGGCCGAAAATCGAGATACCGCGCCCGGCCAGTCTGCCCAAGCCGGCCGCCAAAGCCGCCGAGGCCGAGGAGCCGGTCGCCGCTACCCGCCCGGCACCGGTGCCGCCCCCGCGCTTCTCGCTGCAGCTGCTGCGCGCCGGCAACTGCCTGCTGCTGGTGGAATTGGCCACCGGCCAGCCGTTCCAGAGCCGCGACCCGTCCTACCTGCTGCTCAAGGACATGCTGCGCGCCGCCGGCCTGCCCGATGCCCCGCAGATCATCGGCGAACCGGTGCGCTGGCCGCTGCTGGTGCGCGGCAACCTGGACCAGGGCCCGGAAGCCGCGCGCGACTTTGTCCAGGGCTTTGTCCAGGCACGCCTGGAAGACGCCCCGTGCGCCTGCCTGTGGCTGGTCGGCCTGCCGGCGCTGCGCTTTGCCGCCAATACCGACAGCGACGCCTATTACCAAACCCTGACGCTCGACGGCCTGGGCGACGCCTGGGCCTTGCCGGGCCTTGAACTGTTGATGGACGAGCCGCAGCGCAAGGCGGACGTCTGGAAAGCCATGCGCCAGCTGATGGCGCGCTGGAAGAGCGTTGAATGAGTGACTCGATCAGCTTCCGCCCAATGACCGAGGCGGATCTGGATGCCGTACTTAAAATCGAATATGCCGCGTTCAGTCATCCCTGGACCCGTGGGATCTTCCAGGATGCGCTCAAATCCTACGAAGTCTGGCTGATGTTCGACGGCCAGCAGCAGGTGGGGCATGGCGTGATCAACGTGATCATCGACGAGGCGCACCTGCTCAATATCACGGTCAAGCCGGAAAACCAGGGCCGCGGCCTGGGCCTGCGCCTGCTCGAACACCTGATGGCGCGGGCTTACCAGCTCAATGGCCGTGAGTGCTTCCTGGAGGTGCGTGCCAGCAACCAGTCGGCCTATCGCCTGTACGAGCGCTATGGTTTCAACGAAATCGGTCGCCGGCGCGACTATTACCCGATCGCCGGCGGCCGCGAGGATGCGCTGGTGATGGCCTGTACCCTGCTCGAAGACTGAGCGGGCCTGCACGGGCCCCTTCGCGGGCATGCCCGCTCCCACAGATGCAATGCAAGGCCTGAGGCCTGTGGTTCAGCTGTGGGAGCGAGCGTTTTCACAAATAGACGGTATGCCGGTCACAAGCCCTGCGGCTGAGCCTCGACCGGCTTGTCCAGCTCGCGCAGGCTGCGGGTCACGCTGGCGGTGTTGCATTTTGCCGCAGCCTGCTCTGGCGTGTACTTGCGCACAGTGCGGAAGAACAGTTCACAGGTCTGCTTTTTCTGTGTCACCTGCCACTTGGTTGCGCAGGCATCCAGCGTCAGCTTGGCATCGGCGCGTTGATTGCGCCCCATCCCCGCCTGCCAGCAAGCCGCTGTCAGGTCCTGGCCCATCATCTTCAGCCCGGCGGCATCGGCGGCGTCCTGATCGCCACCGTGGCTGTCCTTGTCCGCTGCATACCAGATGGCACTCGGGTGGTTGGCACCCAGCACCGGCACCTTGGTCCCGGCTTGCGGGCTGATGGTGACCAGCCCCAGCACATTCACCTGCGGCCCATATTGCTGCTGGATCCAGCTGCGCACTGGCGCGCCGAAGGCGACCATCGGCAGGGGCTTGGCGGGGTTCTGCAGGGTCATCTCGCTGACCATGCGCACCTGGTAGTCCTTGAAGTAGCTATAGGTGTCCTTCAGCGTTTCACCGGCGCTGGCCGGCGCGGCGATGGGGGCGATATCGATGATGGTCTGGTAGGCCGGGGTCTGGCTGGCGTCGACACCGTTGAAGGTCAGCAGCTCGGCCCAGCGGTCGGTGGTGTTGGAGCGCAGGTAGTCCTGGGCCTGGGTCAGCGAGTAATCCGGCGGGAAGTGCAGCAGCTCGATGCTGCGGCGGTTCTGCAGGGCCATCCCCAGCGGCAGGAACAGGTACCAGTCGTAGGACCATTTGCCGTCCTTGTTCAGCTGGGTCGCGCCCTGGTAGGCCAGTTCACCGGTGTCGAGCAGCTTGCGCAGGGGCTTGGCATAGCTGGCGGGTACGCCGCTGATGGTCGCCTGCAGGCGGTCGTTGTCGCGGCTCACCTTTACCTGGGCATCGGCGTGGCCGTCGCGCC is a window from the Pseudomonas anuradhapurensis genome containing:
- the rimI gene encoding ribosomal protein S18-alanine N-acetyltransferase, which produces MSDSISFRPMTEADLDAVLKIEYAAFSHPWTRGIFQDALKSYEVWLMFDGQQQVGHGVINVIIDEAHLLNITVKPENQGRGLGLRLLEHLMARAYQLNGRECFLEVRASNQSAYRLYERYGFNEIGRRRDYYPIAGGREDALVMACTLLED
- a CDS encoding energy transducer TonB → MLTEPRRRAYLSAMQVVHWLPRAELPFAAPSRPELLLPVAPVEDVDFQARPAPATNEAPAAPQARAGERPKIEIPRPASLPKPAAKAAEAEEPVAATRPAPVPPPRFSLQLLRAGNCLLLVELATGQPFQSRDPSYLLLKDMLRAAGLPDAPQIIGEPVRWPLLVRGNLDQGPEAARDFVQGFVQARLEDAPCACLWLVGLPALRFAANTDSDAYYQTLTLDGLGDAWALPGLELLMDEPQRKADVWKAMRQLMARWKSVE